gtaaaaaaaaaaaaaaaaacactgaaagaaatgagaacaggAGTTGTAAGCCCGCTGGCAGAGTGTAGCCAGCAGCCCCACCGCGAGGGAAGGGGTCACACTTGTACGCGCCGCTGGGGGCACGTAGAGTCCTGGCCAGGGTGCTCTGGCCCCGGCGAGGCTCACCGCGGCCTGCAGAGCGGAGCGAGTGGGCCCAACCGGCGGGGGTGGCGGGAGGCCCTGCTCTAGCTGCccacgtgaccttgggcaagctaccCAACGTGTCGTGCCTCCGGCCCCTTGCCTGTAAACGCAGGACCGGAACAACGCACACCCCAAGGATCACTGCCCTGAGCACAGGAGACAAGAGGGAAAAGTCCGTCACATCCACCGGGCACAGCATATAATTAATCAGTTGGTAAGTGTCCTCCTAAGAGGCGACAAGGCCGTTTGGTGAGAACCTAACGTTTCCTCGACTAGCGCAATGTCATGTTCTGtaaaaatagactatttttctttatgattttatgtcGTGGGCATTCTAAGTCCTCATCCCAGAATACCAGTGGGTCCCCAGCAGCATCAGGCCGGCAGCAAGCCGTGCTTGGTTTTCCGCGGCATCCGTCTGCTGCCGAGCCCCTCGGGGTCTGGCTCTgccgccccaccccgccccgcccctcccagcgCCGTCCTGCTTCCCCCTGGAGGTCAGAGGGGGCTCCCGGAGTAAGGGGGCACAGCAGGAGAGGTGTCTGAATGGGGTGTCTGtccacctcttccctcctctctctcctcctccttcctccccctggcGCCTATAATCACCAGGCGGTCTGAGGCTAAGTGGCAGTTTGGCCCGCAGTGGGGGGGCTTGGCAGCCACACCCCTCCTCCGGGGgcctcctgcccagcccagcacccTGGTCTCCTGCACTGGTGAGATGGGTCTCAAGGGGGCATGGTGTTTCCCCTGGTGTGGGTGCCGGAGGCAGCGGAGGACTGGAAAAGGAGCAGGTATCGGGGGGGACTGAGGACAAAGGGGGGCTGCCAGGGAGGCCGGCGGAGCCCACCGGGGCCGGAGGAACGTGTTCAAAccagcagagggaaaggaagagtcGGCTCCCCGGGGTGGGAGGCGGACGTCCCCGAAGGGCCTGCGGCAGGAGCAAGGGAGGCCCCCTGGCAAAAGCATATCAGCACCTCCGGGAGGGGGCGTCACAGCAAGCAGGGGCCTCTGCGTGGCGGGCACAGGCCGGCTCTCTCCGCACCGCCTCTCCGGACCCCAGGAGCCCAGGCGGCCTTCCGGCCTCTCTGGTCCTCGCCGCGGGGCCCGAAGGCAGAACTCGGACCAGGGCACCCTGCAGCCTCTTCCGATCTCCCTCTCAGGTCTGGATCCGGCTGCCCCTCCAGAGCCAAACCCCAGCCCGGCTAAAGCCCCTGCCGTGGCTGAAGGAGGGACGCCATCCCTGGGGTCCGGCGCCTACTTCAGCAGGAAAGCCCGACTCTCCTTTCGCCACCAGCTGCACGACCCGGCGTCGGCCAACGACTCCACCATTTGATGGGGACAACCGGGGCTGAACCTCCGGGGAGCTCGCAACCTTCCCTCCCGACTTCTCGGTGATCCCGGTCTGGCCCCACGGCCCTCCCGACCTTGTCATTAAATAGACTCATGCCTGCCAGGTGCTGTGCACGCTCGTGTGTCTGTCGGGGcggggtgttggggggggggggggcttgggaGGGTCGAGGCATGGCACCAAGGTGGGTCGGGGACTCGGGAGTGGAGCCCAGGCAGGGGTAGCAGCAGGGAGTGTGCCGCAACCTAGCTGCAGAGTTGAGCGAGGACAGGTTGGAGGCCAGACGGGAcacaggagagagggagcataTCTGGGCAATAAATCCGAGTGTCCCCGCCCTGCCCGGCCTTGAGGATGCGCCAGTGAACCTAGCAGAGGCTGTTCTCTTCTCCCGGAGCTCAACCCCACAGTGGTGGGAGGCAGCAGGTAAACAGCTAAGAGAGAGGAGCGggcgctggggggagggggtcacgCGGTTCCCAGAGCTCTGCGTGGAGGCGGTGCTTTCAAACTCCAGGCAGTCAGGAAGGGGCTTTCTGATAAGGTGGCATCTGGGCTGAGACCTGAGTAAGTAGCCGGGTGGAAACTGGGAAGCCAGTGTCGGCGTAGAGTCATTGTAACAAGTGTTCCTGCTGCGCACGTGTGAGCGGAGGCAAGGGGAGATGAGAAATCTCTGCTCAGTTTTGTCACGAACCTAAACCTGCTCTACAAAGAGTGGATTttagggggcacctaggtggctcagtgggttaatcctctgactcttgacttcggtctaggtcatgatctcacggtttgtgagatcgagtccagcgtcaggctctgcgctgacagtggggagcctgcttgggattctctcttttctctccgcccctctgctgctcacactctctttctctctctcaaaaataaatttaaaaataaattaataattaaaaagcttGTGTTacggggtacctggctggcttgtTCGGAGGTGcgcacaactcttgatctcagggtcaattCGAGCCCACGttaggcatagagattactttaaaaatgtttttttgttttaaatcaaggAAAAGGAGTTCTGTGCTGGATAAACAGCAAGTGCAAACCCCCTGAGGggtttgggaagagaaaaaaacccagtgaCTAGAGTGTCAACATTGGGGGGACGTGTTGGGTCAGCGAGGCCGTGGTAAGGAGGCTAAGTATTTCCCCGGACCCCTCACCACCCCAGGCCAAGCAGGGGGATGGCCCGCTCTCACCTACATTTAGAAATCACTctagtcggggcgcctgggggctcggttggttgaacatctggctcttcatttcggctcagatcacgatctcacggttggtggtttgagccccacatcaggctctgcgccgacagcatggagcctgcgtggatcgtctctctggcccttccttgcTCGcacactctacctctctctctctctaaataaacttaaaaaataataataatgaactaGAACGTTTAAAAACAATCGCTCCAGTGGCTGTCTGGGAAAGATCACAGAGGGAAGTGTGGAAGCAGCGAGGCCACCGAGGGGGCCGTCGCCACCCTGCAGACAAGGCGCCATGGTGGCTTGGATCAGGACGGACTGTGGAGGGAGCGCAGCGGAACACACGAGCTGCCGGATGGCAACTAAGGTGACACTGCTTACGGAGGAGCGGCAGGCCGACAGGACTGGGGGGAGCACCCGGGCCGTGGCGTTCGGCTCCAGGCAGAGTGTGAGGGCCGAGAGGATCCGCAAGGCCTTGAGGGAGGAGGACTGGGTCAACAGGTTTGCAGAAAACTCAGAAGTTGCCTATGGATTATTTTAAGTTTGAAGGATACATATTCGGGATCGGAGATGCTTCTCTGCTCTTTTCCACTTAGTCCCACACCTACCCTCCTCCTCAGGAAGCCTCTCGTGTAATCTCCCAGAGCCAGGGCAGGGTCGAGTTCTAGAACACAGTTTTTGAATGCGGTTCTTACAGTTCCCTTATCCACAGAGTGGAGGAGGCTGAGGCAAGGCTGAGAAGGCCAGGCGCTGTTAACGGGCAGCCCTGAGTTCCTTTGGGCCCGCGGCCCGAGTGGCCACAGCCTTGGGGGCCAGAGTCGACTTGCAGCCTCCCGTCCAGGTGGCTGGAGGCTGATTTGCTGTCGTGCCCCCACGGAATGACAGCGTTCGGAGCTGGCCCATGGCCCTCCCAGGGGctgtcctctccccacctctccccccactctgACATCTGTCTTAAACTCCATCCGCAGACAAGGCCCACCTTTCTCCCCAAAGCCACCGTCGCCACACTGCTGCTGCCGGCAAGATGAGGGGACAGAGatgtgtgtggggagaggggaccGTGAGCCTGAGCTGGAGGCAGGCTGAGGGGAGGTGACCCTAGGGACAGTCAGGATTCGGAATCCCACTCTGCGCTTGAACATGGAAGGGCGGGTCATCAGTTGGGAGCCTCCATTTCATCCACACCTTGGTGCCCCAAGGACCTGGGTGCGGCAGAGGAAAGGGAGCGTGGGGGGCGGTGGTCTGGAGAAAGAGGTTTGAAAACCACTCTTGCAAAGGCTTGtctcctgctccccccccccccccccccggcccccaagCTCAGAGCAAGGTTCCAAAAGACGCATGTGGGCAGAACAAGTTCAAGTTTGAGGTCAGGAAAAGAATCTCAAGGCAGATTCTTTTTGACCAGGTGTTTATTGAATCTTCCGTCGCTATGGGGCGTCTCTTACTGTGCCCCAGGATTCTAGGAATCACGGAGGCGGTAACGTGGCGATGGTGAACTTGGGAATCTGGTCTCCCAAGAGCACCTGCCGCTCTACCCCAGCCTCCTCGATGGCCGCCAGGCGGATCACCCCTCCGCTGGAACCGTCCCGTTCCATGGCCAAAGCCAAGGCTGTGGACAGATGAAGAAAGCCGGGGTCAGGGTTACGTGCTGGGATCAGCACAAGGAGTGGGGAATGTTGGCCTGGCTTGGATAAGAGGGTTGAAATTCACAGAAACCCAGGTTCTCACCGTTGGCAGTGAACTGCAGACACTCTTCCTTGGTCATGCCTTCCCGGTACGTGGCGTCAACGTAGCCATAGATGTAGGAGCTCCCGGAGCCCCCGATGGCGAAGGACTGCCTCACCATCATGCCCCCCATAGGCACCGAGTATACCTgccagggggaaggaggagaaaagtcACCTCCTGCACCTTCTGCGACACACGTGCACTCACCCGTCTGTGCGGGTGGTCTGCGCGGTGAGTTACTAGTCAGGGAGTTAGAGActgaagagagaaacagataagggctggggtggggccaggATCAAAGGCTCGGCTCCAGTGctctgaggggggtgggggcgtcTCACCTGCCCTCCCTCTTGGGGGTCCCAGCCGGCGATGATGATTCCTGCCATCAGGTCTTCCCGGTACCGGTAACACATCTCCTTAAAGAGGCTGGCTGCTGTGTGCACCAGCGGAGGCTCATTGAGCTCAatgctggtggggaggggcgtGACAGGGGACGTGGTGTCACGACCTGGCAGTGTGACCACTTAGCAGCTCAAGTCCCAGCTCCCTTCACAcacttgcccctccccagccagctGGTACCTGTGGAAACCAAGCTGGTAAGTGACTGCATCGGCTACTGCCTGGGTATCGGCTGCTGAGCCTGAGCGGCAGCAGAAGATACGGTCATGAATAGGGGTCAGCTTGTCGGTCACTCGATTGGCGATGTAGGACCTGCAGGATGACAGAGCAGTGAGGGGGCCACCCCAGTGGTCTCCCACCTCTATCCCATTACTACCCACCCCTAGGGCTCAAAACAGTAATTCCAGCACTTCCTATAACTTCTCACCCAACCTGAAGCTGGCTGGAGAACGGACTTTTGCAAACGTTTCagcaaagggggagagggaaactGGGAAGGAGTAGGAGCTGGAACAGATCCTTCTCTCCAAGAAGGGAAGAAACCTCCCTTCCCACGGTGGGCTGTGCAGGGTAAGGATGGGCTGTtaggcaaggaaggaagggagaggtgggGTGACCTGCCACGCAGGTGTCCTGGGCTCACCCAGTGGTCGTTCTGGAGTCGGCTCCGAGAACCACGCCCCCTTCAAACTGCACGGCCATGATAGTGGTCTgcgagaaaggagaaaaggagtgaATCAAGGCCTCTTCCCATTCCCCAGCACACACAAACTTTCAATGATCCCTCATTCCGGTCCCTGGAGTACGAAAGTCGTGCGCCACCGACCCGTTATCAAATCTCCGGGGGGCCCAAACACCCCGTAGAATACCAAGATCCTCAAATCCCCAGAGGCCATCCGGGCCTTTAAACACCTCCGTCCCGCAAAATGCCAGCATTGCACACTTAGGCCTCCCTTCCACCCCCCGCCGCTCGCCAGCATCTTCGAGATACCTCTTTCCTGCTCCAGAGCACATCACGCCGcgtccctccccgcccccagttCTCCCAACCCACCCGGCCCGCATCGTCCCAGCGCATCAAGCCTCGCGCACATCTCCCGGACCCCGGCGGCCTCCTCACCCCTGTGGAGACTTCCCGGCTTTCCCAGTCGGGGGCCATAGCCTCGGGCCCCCAGGCTGGGACTGACCCCGCTCCTCCAGCGGATACCAAGGCGGCCGCCATCTTCCTCCCCCGCCACTGCCACAAAGCAATTGTCGTAAAGCGCTCTGTCACGCTCTTCAGTCGTGCCGTAAAGCCGCCTGCGGGCGAAGCTAAGTCACGGTTGACGGCGAAAGGGAAAAGAGTCGTGCAGGGAAGGATATTTTGCGACAGTGAGCGCTTGATGGCAGCGTGGCAACCCTACTCGCGGAGAAGCGCCCCAGACCGCGTGCAAGGCGTACGCTCCGCGCGGGACTGGTTTGCTCCGATGGGGGTCGCAGTTCAAAGTCTTGGAGACAGACTTGAGCGTGTCTGAGTTAGAGTGACAGcgctgttttcatttctcttgggtatggACGTCGGAGAATATATCAGGAGTGGCGTTGCTGGGTAGTGCAGAAACGATACACTTAGCGTTGAAGAACTGAGTTTGCACAGCAGCTGCCCCATGTGACATACCCGCCAGCCCTGTGTGCATCATGACATTCCAACTTCCCCGCGTCCTCACTGCCTCCGTGCACTGTTTTAGCCTTCCGACTGGCCGTGAAGTGGCATCTTGTGTCCAACCCCCGCACCCGTGTCCTTAATGATTGGCGATGTTGAGCATATTTGCATGTACCAACtgaccatttgtatatattctttggagaaatgtctattcaaatccttagacccttcttttttattttttttttcttttaagtaatctgtacacccaactgggcccaaactcataaccctgagatcaagtgttgctGCTCCTcaggcagccaggcgcccccaaatgggttactttttattactattgtgagagagagaaacaggggaagaatgagagagaatcttaagcagactccaggctcagcacccagtccaacgtgaggctcgaggccatgaccctgggatcatgacttgagacgaaatcaagagttggacacttaacgaccAGAACTACCCAGACACTCCTGGGTaatctttttattgttaagttgtaggtactcttttttatattctaggtagatcagatatatgatttgcaagtattttctcctataCTATAGAGTGACTTTTCACTGCCTTCATTGGTGTTCTCATGGTTTTgacttggtgttttttttttttttttttttgagagacaagagagagcgtgagcaggggagggtcagacagagagagagagagagagagagagagagagagagagggagatacaaaatctgaagcaggctctaggctctgagctagctgtcagcacagagcctgacgcggggctcaaacccaagaacggtgagatcatgacctgagctgaagttggacacttaacctactgagccacccaggcgcccttggtgTTCTTTCAGACACATGAGACCTTTGCCTAATCTGAGTCAACAGAGATTTCCAtctatcttttcttctaagagttttgtagtttcaGTTCTTACGtttttaggtctatgatccattttgagttaatctttGTATATAATGTGAGGGAAATAGGAGCCAAATTCCTTCTTTTGCaggtggatatccagttgtttgAGTACTGTTTGTTGCAAAAACTATTCTTTTCACTGAGTGGTCTTGGCACCTTTATAAAAAACCAAATGCCCATGGTATGTGATCTGTTTTGCATGCggtttgctactattttgttgaagatactttgcatctgtattcatataATGTATTGTTCTgtggtttcttgtttttcttatagtatctttggtatcaggataatcctggcctcacagaatgagtagggaagtgttccctccttttctatttttaagactTTCTGAAGGatggatattaatttttctttcttttgtttttatatgtttattcattttttgagagacagagtgtgagaaggggaggagcagagagagggagacacaatctgaagcaggctccaggctctgaactgtcagcatagaccctgatgcggggctggaacccatgaaccgcgaggtcatgacctgagctgaagtcggccagttaaccaactgagccacccaggtgccccctaatttttctttaaatgtttggtagccTCCATCAGTGAAaacatctggtcctgggctttgtgtgaacatttaaaattactaattcaatctttttatttgttatagGTGTACAccgattttctatttattcttgaatcagttttggtagtttgtgccTTTCTAGGAATCTTCCATTTCATCTGTGTCACCTACATTGGCCTACAGTTATTGATAGTATTCccttatattcatttttacttccaAAAGCTTGGTAGAAATGACCCCTCTATCATTCTTGATTTTAGTAATGTgcgtcttctttctttttgtcttggtCCAGCTATCGGTTGCCAATCCTGTCATTCTTTTGAAAGAACCAACTTCTGGTTtaattgtttctctctgtttttcgTCTGTCTTCTAGTTCATCTTTTTCCACTctgatatttataatttacttcTGCTTTTTGTTAAAGTTCtggtttgctcttctttttacaGTGCTCCTTCTTCTTTAAGGAGGAAGATTTAACTATCGGTTTGAGATCTTTCCTCATTCCTAACACAGGCCTTTACAGCAAATTTCCCACTGAACACTGCTTATCCTGCATCCTTgcgttttctttttgttttcactcatctCAAAATGTCTGCCCTGTGATTTCTCCTTTGATCCATTGGTCGTTTAGGAGTGTGTTGTTGCGTTTCCACATTATTTGtgaatttctcaaattccttcttgttattaatttctagtttcatttcaCTTTAGTTAGAGGGCATTccatgacttcaatctttttaagtttactgagaCTTTTTTGTGACCTCACATGTGGTCTCTCTTGGAGGATGTCAGACGTGCACTTGAGAAGGACGTGCGTTCTGCTGTGATGGTGGGGAGGGTCTTCCCGTGAATCTGCCATCGTCCTCACACCGCAGCCGGGGCTGGTTGCTGAATTGAAAGAGTGATCTAAATAATCCCCTGCTTAAAATGAACTCTGGAGATAAAGTCCTATCTCTAGAAGATCGCTTGTAAGGACCTTCTTGAACTGGCTCCTGAGCACCTTTCCAGAATTCCAtcttatctttactttttaatttttattgaaataaaacataagtaaTGTG
The genomic region above belongs to Suricata suricatta isolate VVHF042 chromosome 17, meerkat_22Aug2017_6uvM2_HiC, whole genome shotgun sequence and contains:
- the PSMB6 gene encoding proteasome subunit beta type-6 encodes the protein MAAALVSAGGAGSVPAWGPEAMAPDWESREVSTGTTIMAVQFEGGVVLGADSRTTTGSYIANRVTDKLTPIHDRIFCCRSGSAADTQAVADAVTYQLGFHSIELNEPPLVHTAASLFKEMCYRYREDLMAGIIIAGWDPQEGGQVYSVPMGGMMVRQSFAIGGSGSSYIYGYVDATYREGMTKEECLQFTANALALAMERDGSSGGVIRLAAIEEAGVERQVLLGDQIPKFTIATLPPP